The following are encoded in a window of Nibricoccus aquaticus genomic DNA:
- a CDS encoding DUF4411 family protein — protein MDTNVFMDWQFRYYPTDIFSSLIERVDALVAEQRFCSPALVDEELRKVGTPELIAWSDAHTSIWVPNAEVLAAALTIQSRFPGLLDPKSEFDEADAYVIALAQLRDGIVVTQETSASEKRKPARPMYIPDVCRELGVHCITLQGLMRREGWKL, from the coding sequence GTGGACACCAATGTGTTCATGGATTGGCAATTTCGGTATTATCCAACGGATATCTTCTCTTCGTTAATCGAGCGAGTGGACGCGCTCGTCGCTGAACAACGCTTCTGTTCTCCAGCACTCGTCGACGAAGAACTTCGAAAAGTCGGTACCCCCGAATTGATCGCTTGGTCAGACGCTCACACCTCGATTTGGGTGCCAAATGCCGAAGTGCTCGCAGCAGCCCTTACAATTCAAAGTCGTTTTCCCGGCCTTCTTGACCCGAAGTCCGAGTTCGATGAAGCCGACGCGTACGTGATCGCCCTTGCCCAGCTCCGGGATGGCATCGTGGTGACTCAAGAAACATCAGCCTCAGAGAAACGGAAACCGGCCCGGCCGATGTATATTCCCGACGTTTGCCGCGAGCTTGGAGTACATTGCATCACGTTGCAGGGCTTGATGCGACGCGAAGGCTGGAAGCTATGA
- a CDS encoding lipid A deacylase LpxR family protein, producing MKLTLFLTAGLPSLLAAFALLPAALQATDTPPVTEESPRYRDLFNTSAFTLVTENDKYFAGTDRHYTNGLKLSFLGTTRLNESPDFIRRVTQLLPTLRADASRQLYKVGVSLGQNIYTPGDTEISTPDPLDRPYAGWLYGSFDFQAKSLDGKTLRMVEIAFGVVGPAALGREFQNGFHDIINVPHANGWDHQLKNEPGLILSWERRHRLLQLGLNASEDFSADFIGRYGLSLGNIRTNIAGGFGARIGWRLPEDFGADLIRPSGGDEAPARATSIYFFGSTEVRAVARNIFLDGNTWRDSPSVDKRPVVADLNAGLVLRFPARLGSIRGLQLAYIQNYRTKEFYGQLKRDVFGSISLTALF from the coding sequence ATGAAGCTCACCTTGTTTCTGACGGCCGGTCTTCCCTCCCTCCTAGCCGCGTTCGCCTTATTGCCCGCCGCCCTCCAAGCCACCGACACCCCGCCCGTCACCGAAGAATCCCCCCGCTACCGCGATCTCTTCAACACCAGCGCCTTCACCCTCGTCACCGAGAACGACAAATATTTCGCCGGCACCGACCGCCACTACACTAACGGCCTCAAGCTCTCCTTCCTCGGCACCACCCGCCTCAACGAATCCCCCGACTTCATCCGCCGCGTCACGCAACTACTCCCGACTCTCCGCGCCGACGCCTCCCGCCAGCTCTACAAAGTCGGCGTCTCCCTCGGTCAAAACATCTACACCCCGGGCGACACCGAGATATCCACACCCGATCCGCTCGACCGTCCCTACGCCGGCTGGCTCTACGGCTCCTTCGACTTCCAGGCCAAATCGCTCGACGGCAAAACGCTCCGCATGGTCGAAATCGCCTTCGGGGTCGTCGGCCCCGCCGCCCTCGGCCGCGAATTCCAAAACGGTTTCCACGACATCATCAACGTCCCCCACGCCAACGGCTGGGACCACCAGCTCAAAAACGAGCCCGGCCTCATCCTCAGCTGGGAACGCCGCCACCGCCTCCTCCAGCTCGGCCTGAACGCGTCCGAAGATTTTTCCGCCGACTTCATCGGCCGCTACGGCCTCTCGCTCGGCAACATCCGCACCAACATCGCCGGCGGCTTCGGCGCCCGCATCGGCTGGCGCCTCCCCGAGGATTTCGGCGCCGACCTCATCCGCCCCAGCGGCGGCGACGAAGCCCCCGCCCGCGCCACCAGCATCTATTTCTTCGGCAGCACCGAAGTCCGTGCTGTCGCCCGCAACATCTTCCTCGACGGCAACACCTGGCGCGACAGCCCCTCCGTGGACAAACGCCCCGTCGTCGCCGACCTCAACGCCGGCCTCGTCTTGCGCTTCCCCGCCCGCCTCGGCTCCATCCGCGGCCTCCAGCTCGCGTATATCCAAAATTACCGGACAAAAGAATTCTACGGCCAGCTCAAGCGCGACGTCTTCGGCTCCATCAGCCTCACCGCCCTCTTCTGA
- a CDS encoding sugar isomerase domain-containing protein → MSASALADAYYAKSLELLAASREKNAAALAALAPIIGRSIAAGGVLHTFGSGHSEMIAREIIGRAGGLMPVTGLFDPGYGFSENVVGYGTRLAQRHDHHYGLRPGETIIVISNSGKNASPIEVALYAKQKGLTVVGLTSFAMSTTAKTVHPGGKNLHAIADYTLDNLGVSGDAITEVTPGQFAGPTSTFIGCTLLNLLMLAVLEWLRDNGHPLPLVRSQNLPGGMEVNIELSQKYRTRLSKLIG, encoded by the coding sequence ATGTCCGCCTCCGCCCTCGCCGACGCCTACTACGCCAAGTCCCTCGAACTCCTCGCCGCTTCCCGCGAGAAAAATGCCGCCGCCCTCGCCGCGCTCGCACCCATCATCGGCCGCTCCATCGCCGCCGGCGGCGTCCTCCACACCTTCGGCTCCGGCCACTCCGAGATGATCGCCCGTGAAATCATCGGCCGCGCCGGCGGACTCATGCCCGTCACCGGCCTCTTCGATCCCGGCTACGGCTTTTCCGAAAACGTCGTCGGCTACGGCACCCGGCTCGCCCAACGCCACGACCACCACTACGGCCTCCGCCCCGGCGAGACGATCATCGTCATCTCCAACTCCGGCAAAAACGCCTCGCCCATCGAAGTCGCCCTCTACGCGAAACAAAAAGGCCTCACCGTCGTCGGCCTCACCTCGTTCGCCATGAGCACGACGGCGAAGACCGTCCACCCCGGTGGCAAAAACCTCCACGCCATCGCCGACTACACCCTCGATAACCTGGGCGTCTCGGGCGACGCCATCACCGAGGTCACCCCCGGCCAGTTCGCCGGCCCCACCTCGACCTTCATCGGCTGCACCCTCCTCAATCTCCTCATGCTCGCCGTCCTCGAATGGCTCCGCGACAACGGTCACCCGCTCCCCCTTGTCCGCAGCCAGAACCTCCCCGGCGGCATGGAAGTCAACATCGAGCTCTCCCAAAAATACCGCACCCGCCTCAGCAAACTCATCGGCTGA
- a CDS encoding N-acetylglucosamine kinase: MNLSYKIGVDGGGTKTELILVDDRGEIVARHHAPGCNPNIAGPERARETLLDALHALAANSPLCIGATRPASTLLCMAGAPDFWRETATTLTASREFGPVTALDDSIPVLEFATDGRPGLVLHGGTGSFVAARDPSGKTHYAGGLGWRFGDEGSGHEIGRLAIARALLELQGWAPGTSLAQLIRKHTGLPTDSDSRAITRWFYQHPEPNRQIAALAPAVLDLAEHGDEHAQHIIRDACLPLLALAERVAAKLFPARELSHLPAGLSGPILTHPVVQSLFRARTILPLTPITTPPIEGVRRLLQHLPP, translated from the coding sequence GTGAACCTCTCTTATAAAATCGGCGTCGACGGTGGCGGCACCAAAACCGAACTCATCCTCGTCGATGACCGCGGCGAAATCGTCGCCCGCCACCACGCCCCCGGCTGCAACCCCAACATCGCCGGCCCCGAGCGCGCCCGCGAAACCCTCCTCGACGCCCTTCACGCGCTCGCCGCCAATTCCCCGCTCTGCATCGGCGCCACCCGCCCCGCCTCCACGCTTCTCTGCATGGCCGGCGCCCCCGACTTCTGGCGCGAAACCGCCACCACCCTCACCGCCTCCCGCGAATTCGGCCCCGTCACCGCCCTCGACGATTCCATCCCCGTCCTCGAATTCGCCACCGACGGACGCCCCGGCCTCGTCCTCCACGGCGGCACCGGCTCTTTTGTCGCCGCCCGCGATCCGTCCGGGAAAACCCACTACGCCGGCGGACTCGGCTGGCGCTTCGGCGACGAAGGCTCCGGCCACGAAATCGGCCGCCTCGCCATCGCCCGCGCCCTCCTCGAACTCCAAGGCTGGGCTCCCGGTACCAGCCTCGCCCAACTCATCCGCAAACACACCGGCCTCCCGACCGACTCCGACTCCCGAGCCATCACCCGCTGGTTCTATCAACACCCCGAGCCCAACCGCCAGATCGCCGCGCTCGCCCCCGCCGTCCTCGACCTCGCCGAGCACGGCGACGAACACGCTCAACACATCATCCGCGACGCCTGCCTCCCCCTCCTCGCCCTCGCCGAACGCGTCGCCGCGAAACTCTTCCCCGCCCGCGAACTCTCTCACCTCCCCGCCGGCCTCAGCGGCCCCATCCTCACCCACCCCGTCGTGCAATCCCTCTTCCGCGCCCGCACGATCCTCCCCCTCACGCCGATCACCACCCCTCCCATCGAAGGCGTCCGCCGCCTCCTCCAGCACCTGCCACCCTGA